In Magallana gigas chromosome 1, xbMagGiga1.1, whole genome shotgun sequence, the sequence TCAAACGACACCAGGAATTATTCAGTAAGTCAATCAAACGACACCAGGGATAATTCAGTAAGTCAATCAAACGACACCAGGAATGATTCAGTAAGTCAATCAAACGACACCAGGAATGATTCAGTCAGTCAATCAAACGACACCAGGAGTGATTCAGTAAGTCAATCCAACGACACCAGGGATAATTCAGTCAGTCAATCAAACGACACCAGGAATGATTCAGTAAGTCAATCAAACGACACCAGGGATAATTCAGTAAGTCAATCAAACGACACCAGGAATGATTCAGTAAGTCAATCAAACGACACCAGGGATAACTCAGTAAGTCAATCAAACGACACCAGGAATGATTCAGTAAGTCAATCAAACGACACCAGGGATAATTCAGTCAGTCAATCAAACGACACCAGGAATGATTCAGCAAGTCAATCAAACGACACCAAGAATAATTCAGTAAGTCAATCAAACGATACCAGGGATAATTCAGTAAGTCTATCAAACGACACCAGGGATAATTCAGTAAGTCAATCAAACGATACCAGGGATAATTCAGTAAGTCAATCAAACGATACCAGGGATAATTCAGTAAGTCAATCAAACGACACCAGGAGTAATTCAGTCAGTCAATCAAACGACACCAGGAGTGATTCAGTAAGTCAATCCAACGACACCAGGGATAATTCAGTACGTCAATCAAACTATGTCAAAATTCCACgaatttcttattttaagaaGTAAGTTTGATAACCAGAAGATTCCCTCCTTCCataaaacgaagctttaaaactgccgattatttgatactggtttttaatatgaataaattatgCACGTATAGCATTAACGGCAGCATATTTGTAAAGACGTCATGGAGTTTTATAGTGgtttgatttaagaaatgaagataataatttttctattgatcgacgtttcaaagaaaaaattgaccggagaACTTCATCAATGTCCAAATTGCCAAGTTTTTAAAGATACCTGACGTCATTACGTTGCAAATCTGCAACGTGACGATAGTATAACCATTCTATATTCAACAACCTGGTGTGGGGTGATTAGATGTCtgactaaatttattttaatacaattttattttacacgTTCTTTAGGTTATTCACGGGTTTAAATTGTTGCGCCCTCTGCGCAGTGTATTGCATTACTGTCGTAAAATGCATACTGTATGCAAAGTACAATGTTCAAATATACAGGTTATCATGTAaagttttgattaaaaaaaaatacatgaattataaaaattatttttagttaaATGAATTGTCAGAATAATGTTTAGAAGTATTTTGATCATTTGGCAGCGTCTTTAAAACCGACGTTATCCACGTTGGATCGATCAACGCCTTATCATGACGTTGAGACTTTGACGTAACAACTGACAAAAATAAACGTCGTGCATTTTTTATTGATGCttcaatcatttattttttatacgtttgatgagatatcggcgcttctgattggtcgaaaaaaaaatttcgatacttgcatcaataaaattttcgccggatctacttttctcattTGTTCTTAATTAACACTATacaatttaattctggttgtaacgctcTTAAGATAGTCTAAAAAATTTAGTTGATATCCTATAATGAAAATTGCCTACGTCTTAGTaggactaacgtcaaaaacgtatcaatacgcctgacgttacgtttgaattttgtacatttttacgtccttttaaaagtcaaatgaccgtttttatctacagttttaagcaaaaaattaaattataagcaatgaattcactatatatttgttttataggATATGAAATGGTTTAGAACCGtttacgttttttttttgttaaatttaatgaCACCCAAGACACGTTTGCTCGGTGCGGTTTGGTGCAAGAGTGGTTTTATAATCATTAGAATCGTTCACCCTTTACTCTAATTATCTACTAATTTCACCAACATCAAAAGTGACATAGTCCTTGTGACATAGTCCTTGTGACATAATCCTTGTTGCCAGATTACAGGTAGGGTACGGTGTCCGTAACTATGTTTTAGATTTGTTGTTTCCAGAATGaagtttaattaaatgtttatatagAACTCCTGACACGTTTGTGTGTGGGCTATAATACCCAGACAGGTTTGTGTGTGGGCTATATTACCCAGACAGGTTTGTGTGTGGGCTATAATACCCAGACAGGTTTGTGTGTGGGCTATAATACCAAGCAAGGTGAGCGGTACAGCCTGCAGGCCTATCGTTTTGTTTCAGTAGCATCAATGTACTGCATGTATTCACTTGTGCTTAGACCCACGTACAATTCGGAAAACACAAACTTCGCTGAATAACAGTTCAACTTTTTGCTTGGGTTCATATTCGTTTGAATTcccttcatatatatatatatatatatatatatatatatatatatatatatatatatatatatatatatatatatatacctgactTATGCATTTGGTAGAccgattgtattattttatctttattagggAGACCAGTAGATTAGGGAGACATATTTTGGTCTCCGTATTATTTTGACCTTGTCTAAAATGTAATTGgcttatctttaaatgaatgaacGGTGTGTCTTTGCCTAAAATGCATCAATGTGTCTATTATTTGACATCCAATAGTTGCCTTTTGTCTATATTTTTTCGTAAAAAGGAATTTAATCTGCCTCCATCGTATAATTAGCAATGactatttttctgcatttaGGAGACCAACGAAAACttgcaatattgcaaaaaatctaacatatataatttgtttagcctttaattattctaaatgaacttgttttcaaaatactttttcactttttatgtataaagCCTAACTAGAAAAAAAGTCGTTAATTTCTTGACCATGTTTGAACATTTGGCAAGTGCTCTCCGCCATTTGTTCCGAGTACTCTCGGAACGTCTCGGGTTAAAACAATGGACCTTTTAACGCCAGCGTGTTGCCTTTTAGGAATCAAAGCCATTTTATGGTAAGTACTTTTGATAGTCCTACTACAATTGAACAAAGTAatgtttttatgaagttttttttttaaaatattcaaataaaatagggCGATAATGTGTGCAACTTGACTATTTTACACCAAATGTTGATTAATCTTCGAGGACATTCGAAACGAAGTTAACAATAAAAGCATGATTTTCATGTCCACTGTACGTTTGATGTAATATGTAATTCAAGGATTTATCAGTACCTTCTCCAGAGCAAAAGTCGTCCCCATTCCCAATTGGAAATAAGTTCACTTCAGCAGCTGTCCAAATTATGATCCCAATTAGTATAGCAGTATTTTTCCCCAACTGGTAAATAGttcttatgtttatttcttatcaaaaaatacTTCGTAAAATAACCAGAATGTCCATAAATGTTCAGTATTAACAAATGATTAAACCCATTTAGCAAAACTGCAGTCATAAAAGTTTCCAAACACGCTGTAAACATCGCCAACTTTTAATCCGATTTTCCTCTGTTTTTCTAAAACATCGTTATTTTGTGGTATACAGTACAGTACTGTAAATGgtacatgtttgttttttttacacacactagactgatataaaagtaaaaggtaaatgttatgaaatatttcaaacagaaaaatacattctcaatttaaaaggggatgttgataaattcttaataatgtaATACTTTTATGACCAGTGTTGAAGGTGTTTATTTCAGGGGAAAAGACTTGTTCTAATAACTAAATATaggaatattatacatatatctatattgtgaagtTAATTAGATTCTATTCAATTAAAGTCTAGCTCTTTGATTTtccattatgataataaattcaGAAATCATGATGTATGCAACATATGATTTCTCCCAACTGCATGAAATTGTCGATACAATTTTCccaattccaaaaaaattggcattttcaaaataaaaaaaggctgAAAAATCCCTGTAATTATATAGCTAGTTTATTGAAAATGGA encodes:
- the LOC136273639 gene encoding dentin sialophosphoprotein-like; translation: NSVSQSNDTRTYYVSQSNDTRDDSVSQSIDTRNDSVSQSNDTRDNSVSQSNDTRNNSASQPKDTRDNSVSQSNNTRDKSVSQSNDTRNNSVSQSNDTRDNSVSQSNHTRNYSVSQSNDTRDNSVSQSNDTRDKSVSQSNDTRNDSVSQSNDTRNDSVSQSNDTRNDSVSQSNDTRNDSVSQSNDTRNDSVSQSNDTRNYSVSQSNDTRDNSVSQSNDTRNDSVSQSNDTRNDSVSQSNDTRSDSVSQSNDTRDNSVSQSNDTRNDSVSQSNDTRDNSVSQSNDTRNDSVSQSNDTRDNSVSQSNDTRNDSVSQSNDTRDNSVSQSNDTRNDSASQSNDTKNNSVSQSNDTRDNSVSLSNDTRDNSVSQSNDTRDNSVSQSNDTRDNSVSQSNDTRSNSVSQSNDTRSDSVSQSNDTRDNSVRQSNYVKIPRISYFKK